Genomic DNA from Bdellovibrio sp. ArHS:
GAGGATTTACGTGCGGACCGTCAGCCTGAGTTCTCGCAAATCGATATGGAGATGTCCTTCATCGATCAAGAAGACATCATGCAACTGAACGAAAAACTTTTGCGCACGATTTGGAAAGAAATCAAGGGTGTTGATGTCGGTGATATTCCTCGCATGTCTTATCAAGAAGCCATGGATCGTTATGGAATCGACAAGCCGGACACACGTTTTGGCATGGAAATCAAAGATCTGCAAAAAGTGGTGACCGGATCTGGCTTCAAAGTTTTTGATGAAGTCATAGCGCGTGGGGGAATCGTGCGTGGTATTGCCGTTCCTAAGGGCGGAACCTACTCGCGCGGGCAATTTGATAAACTGACAGACATGGCAAAACGCGCGGGCGCCAAGGGCTTGGTGTGGATCAAGTCTGAAGCCGATGGATCTTATTCGTCTCCAGTTTCTAAATTCTTCAGTCCTGAAAAGCTGGCGGAAATTTTCAAAACTGTTGGCGCCAACCCTGGCGATTGTGCTTTGGTTGTCGCTGATGACTTTGATACGGCTTGTGCCGCGTTGTCGACGCTACGTTTGCACCTCGGAAAAGAATTGAATCTGATCGATACTTCGAAAGATCATTTCCTTTGGGTGATCGACTTCCCGGCGTTTGAGTACTCGCCCGATGAAAAGCGTTGGGTGTCCCGTCATCATCCGTTCACGTCACCCAAAGACGAATACATGCAGGCCTTGATTGATGGTGATGAGTCTTCTTACGGAAAGATGTTGGCGAAGGCTTATGACCTTGTCTGCAACGGCTATGAAATGGGTGGCGGCAGTATTCGTATCTATCGTACGGAATTGCAACAGGCGATGTTCCGTCTGCTGGGCATGAATAAGGAACAGCAAGAGGCAAAATTCGGCTTCTTGTTGGATGCTTTGAAGTATGGCGCACCTCCACACGGCGGTATCGCCTGGGGTATGGATCGTCTGGTCATGCTTCTTTGTGGAACTGATGCGATTCGTGAAGTGATCGCGTTCCCGAAAACAGCCAAAGCTTCGGATCTGATGGCAGAGTGCCCAAGCGAAGTCAGTCGTGATCAATTGGCGGAAGTCGGCGTGCGCCTAAGCCCGCTTGCGGAAAAGAATTTGGAAGAAATGAAGAAAGGCTAATTGTCGTTCTCGACGACAATTTCGCCCGATTCAGTTTGAATTTTTATATGACCCACTTCTTGAGGCAGAATCTCGGAAGTGGTTTTTTGTTTTAAGGTGTTCGTGATTTTTCCAGAGACAGACTGCACATCCGTTTCGTAAAGAAGATCTTCCGGCAAACGCAATGTGACTTTACCTTCCTCGGTCTTAACAAAAATTTTCCCTTTAAAAGATTGAGGCAAATAAATATCGGCGGTCAGCTTGGCGTCCGATTCCTGAGTGAACTCTTCGCCATTGACGTTCATTTGAATCCAGTTACTGGCTAAGGGCTCTTGAAAGTCCACACGCAAGGCATTTTGTTCCGTCATTTGCACAATAAAAGGTCCGGGTTCAAAGCGCGGAACCTTGCCATGCAAAAGCACTTTCAAAGTCGGTCCCGTATGTGTGCGAATCACCAGATCCACGCGACGAGCCTGCAAATTTAACTGCGAAATTCCTTGAAGAAAAAATTCCCCCGGCTCC
This window encodes:
- the aspS gene encoding aspartate--tRNA ligase, producing MKFVKELKRTSYCGSLGPSQIGQKVVLMGWVDVRRDHGSLVFIDLRDREGIVQVVLDPNKPETAAAKNLRGEFVLALEGVVRARPEGMKNSKIKTGEIEIEALRCEILNESAVPPFQVDDPNVNETLRLKHRYLDLRSPRLTNHLVVRHKVAQLVRRFLGDNGFLEIETPILFKSTPEGARDYLVPSRVNQGTFYALPQSPQILKQLLMVSGYDRYFQIARCFRDEDLRADRQPEFSQIDMEMSFIDQEDIMQLNEKLLRTIWKEIKGVDVGDIPRMSYQEAMDRYGIDKPDTRFGMEIKDLQKVVTGSGFKVFDEVIARGGIVRGIAVPKGGTYSRGQFDKLTDMAKRAGAKGLVWIKSEADGSYSSPVSKFFSPEKLAEIFKTVGANPGDCALVVADDFDTACAALSTLRLHLGKELNLIDTSKDHFLWVIDFPAFEYSPDEKRWVSRHHPFTSPKDEYMQALIDGDESSYGKMLAKAYDLVCNGYEMGGGSIRIYRTELQQAMFRLLGMNKEQQEAKFGFLLDALKYGAPPHGGIAWGMDRLVMLLCGTDAIREVIAFPKTAKASDLMAECPSEVSRDQLAEVGVRLSPLAEKNLEEMKKG
- a CDS encoding DUF4097 family beta strand repeat-containing protein, with amino-acid sequence MIKKILMGLAALFFILVGGLVLIMGYVFNNPESVLTAFHSVTDKFMQGQKYEEPGEFFLQGISQLNLQARRVDLVIRTHTGPTLKVLLHGKVPRFEPGPFIVQMTEQNALRVDFQEPLASNWIQMNVNGEEFTQESDAKLTADIYLPQSFKGKIFVKTEEGKVTLRLPEDLLYETDVQSVSGKITNTLKQKTTSEILPQEVGHIKIQTESGEIVVENDN